The following DNA comes from Bacillota bacterium.
TCCAGCAGCGCGTTGTCGGCGCTGTCCAGTTCGGCGAGCGCCGGCCCGGTCAGTTCATACTGGCCTTCCGTGGCGATGCGGATGATCACGCCCGCGACACCTCCTGCTTGAGCCTCTCCAGGTCTGCCTTCACCCGTTCGGACGCCTTGATCTTGGCCAGCTCCTGCTCGATGGCCGTGCCGCCCGTGAAAGCCGTCCGGTCCTCCAGCACCCCGGTGGCGACCAGTTCGTCGATGGCGGCCGCCCTGGCCTTCATGTCCTCCGTCTTCTGCTGGGCCCGCTCGATGGCCAGCCCCACGTCGGCCAGTTCCTCGGACAGCCCGCTGGCCGCCTCGCCGATGCGTACCTGGGCCTCGGCCGCCGAGTACTGGGCCTTGATGACCTCCTTGTGAGCCCGGAAGGCTTCTACCTTGGCCCGAAGGCGTGCCTCAGCCGCCTCCAGCTTCTTCTGCTCGGCCTCGAGCTCCGACGCCTGGCGCTCGATGCCCTCGATCTGCTGCTGGATCTCGGCCTTGCGCTGCAGCGCCGCCACGGCCAGATCCTCGCGCCCCACCCTGAGGGCCTCTTTCGCCTGATCCTCCAGGCGCTGGAGCGTCTCCCGCAGCTTCACGCCTTGCAGTTCCAGCCGCTTGCGGGAGGTGGCCACCTCAGCCAGATTGCGGCGCACCTGCTGCATCAGTTCAAGCTGGCGCTGGTAGGAGTATTCCAGCGTCTCGCGGGGATCTTCCCAGCGTTCCACCAGCTTGTTCATCTTCGCCTTCAGCACGGCGGTCATGCGCGATAGCACGCCCATACCCGTATCCCTGCCTTCTCCGGGGTGTTGCTGTGCCGTGACCCATTATATCCTTCGCCGGAGGCGCCCTGTATGAGAGGCTAGTTAACCAGGTGAAGCATTGACATCACTAAGTACCGGGACTAGACTTTTCATGGCAAGGGGGAGTCGGCGTGGCGAGGCAGGGTCTCCAGCTCGATACGGAGTATCGCTACGGGTTCTCGGACCCGGAGCAGTACGTATACAAGTCCCCGAAGGGCCTCGACCGAAAGGTCGTCGAGGAGATCTCCGCTTTCAAGGGCGAGCCGGAGTGGATGCGGCGCTTCCGGCTCAAGGCACTCGACATCTTCGAGCGAAAGTCCATGCCCGCCTGGGGTGGAGACCTTTCCCGGCTCCGGTTCGACGAGATTCACTACTACATCCGGCCCACACAGCGCCAGGGCAGGACGTGGGAAGAGGTTCCTGCCACCATCAAGAACACGTTTGACCGGCTGGGTATCCCCGAGGCCGAGCGGAAGTTCCTCGCGGGAGTCTCGGCCCAGTATGACTCTGAAGTGGTTTACCACAACATTCGCAAGGAGCTCCAGCGACAAGGCATCATCTTCGTCGACACCGACACGGCGGTGCGGGAGTACCCGGACATTGTGCGGCAGTACTTCGGAACGGTGGTGCCGCCCGCCGACAACAAGTTTGCCGCGCTCAACAGCGCGGTCTGGAGCGGCGGCAGCTTCATCTACGTGCCGGAGGGCGTCAGGGTGGAGGTCCCCCTGCAGGCGTACTTCCGCATCAACGCCCGCAACATGGGCCAGTTCGAGCGGACGCTGATCATCGCCGAGCCCGGCAGCTTCGTGCACTACGTCGAGGGGTGCACGGCGCCCCAGTACACCACCGACTCGCTGCACGCGGCGGTGGTGGAGATCATCGTCAGGCCGGGAGCCCGGGTGCGCTACACCACCATCCAGAACTGGTCGCACAACGTCTACAACCTGGTGACCAAGCGGGCGGCCGTCCACGAGGACGCCACCATGGAATGGATAGACGGTAATCTGGGCAGCAAGCTCACGATGAAATACCCGTCGGTCTACTTGATGGGCAGGGGCGCCCGCGGCGAGGTGCTCTCCATCGCGCTGGCCGGGCCCGGGCAGCACCAGGACGCCGGCGCCAAGGCGGTGCACCTGGCGCCGTACACGACGTCGACCATCACCAACAAGTCCATCTGCAAGGACGGCGGGCGCACCACGTACCGGGGCCTCGTCCACATCGCCGAGGAGGCCGCGAAAAGCAAAAGCAAGGTCAACTGTGACGCCCTCATCTTCGACGACCGCTCCAAGACCGACACCATCCCTTACATCGAGGTGCTCAACAGCGACGTCCAGATGGAGCACGAGGCAACCGTCAGCAAGGTGAGCGAGGAGCAGCTCTTCTACCTGATGAGCCGGGGCATCCCGGAGCAGCAGGCCACCGCCATGATCGTGATGGGCTTCATCGAGCCCTTCGCCCGGCAGCTTCCGATGGAGTACGCGGTGGAGCTCAACCGCCTCATCGAACTCGAGATG
Coding sequences within:
- a CDS encoding PspA/IM30 family protein; translation: MGVLSRMTAVLKAKMNKLVERWEDPRETLEYSYQRQLELMQQVRRNLAEVATSRKRLELQGVKLRETLQRLEDQAKEALRVGREDLAVAALQRKAEIQQQIEGIERQASELEAEQKKLEAAEARLRAKVEAFRAHKEVIKAQYSAAEAQVRIGEAASGLSEELADVGLAIERAQQKTEDMKARAAAIDELVATGVLEDRTAFTGGTAIEQELAKIKASERVKADLERLKQEVSRA
- the sufB gene encoding Fe-S cluster assembly protein SufB; translated protein: MARQGLQLDTEYRYGFSDPEQYVYKSPKGLDRKVVEEISAFKGEPEWMRRFRLKALDIFERKSMPAWGGDLSRLRFDEIHYYIRPTQRQGRTWEEVPATIKNTFDRLGIPEAERKFLAGVSAQYDSEVVYHNIRKELQRQGIIFVDTDTAVREYPDIVRQYFGTVVPPADNKFAALNSAVWSGGSFIYVPEGVRVEVPLQAYFRINARNMGQFERTLIIAEPGSFVHYVEGCTAPQYTTDSLHAAVVEIIVRPGARVRYTTIQNWSHNVYNLVTKRAAVHEDATMEWIDGNLGSKLTMKYPSVYLMGRGARGEVLSIALAGPGQHQDAGAKAVHLAPYTTSTITNKSICKDGGRTTYRGLVHIAEEAAKSKSKVNCDALIFDDRSKTDTIPYIEVLNSDVQMEHEATVSKVSEEQLFYLMSRGIPEQQATAMIVMGFIEPFARQLPMEYAVELNRLIELEMEGSVG